TCCTTAGGGTATTTATTATACCCGGTTTTTGTTTTTCGCGCCACAGGGGGTACCCCCTGTGATGGTACTAGTTCCTTAATAGTTAATTAGGTACCTAACTTGAGGTCACTATCGCTGAGAAATTGGGGGAATAATATTAAAATGCCTAAAATTAACGTTAACCAAATTAAATATATCCGTCTTAAACGTGTTTTAAATTTAGTAATATAATAAAGGGAGATAACGAAAATAAATATATTTGATAAATCTATTAGGGGAACTAAAACCATCCCTATATTAAAGGGGAAGAGAAAAAAAGTAAATAACAAAACATTACTAATTATACTTGTGTTAAAAATGTAAATTAAACAAATAATAGAAGTAATTATCGTCAATGTAGTAATAATTAAAGGAATTTTCCCTCTTTCTTGTCCCATTTTGATATACAAACCAACGGAACAACCGGATAAAATCAATATGCTCAATAAATTGACGAATATATTATCTGTAAAAAACCATAATATAAATCCAGGAACAGAAAACAAAGTATTAATTATTGAATGAAAAAGATAAGATGAATAACTCATAAAAATATTGTTTTTGTCCCTCCTGCCGTATAGTATATCAAAACACTGGCAGGAAATCTAATGGGGGCATGGCGGGGAAAATGGCTTAGTTAAAATTGCGTTGACATTTTTTTAAAAGCACCTTATACACCCTGTCCCATGAACCAGGTTCTGATGGCATCCAATCTCTTCCATTTTTTGCTATCATTTTATATAGGAGCATCATACTGTTTCATGAACCAGGTTCTGATTGAATGTTAAAGGCAATTTAATATATGTTAGGCAGAAATATTATGAAAAACATTCCTATAATTCTGTTAATTCTATTTCCCCTGTCTTTGATACCAACTACTTTAATATTAGATATAACAGATATACTACCCTATTACATTAATCCTGTAGAAAAAATTTATAAATTTATGGGGAAGGACTATATTTATTATGGGTTGGTTTTTAGTTCTGGATTTGCATTATCACAAAATGATCACAAAACAATATTTCAAGATCTAAATATTAACAAAAAAGTATTAGAAAATAAACTTAGGTTAGCCGGATATTTCTATCATTTATATTCAATGCATAAAACAAATGACAAAGATTCCTTACAAAAATATTTGAACCTATGCCATGATATTCTAAAATTAAATAATAGTGTTGAACTTCACAAAGCAATATGGTCTGAAGAACTCGAAAATGATTTGCGTTGACAGTATTCCTTATACACCCTGCTCCATAAACCAGGTTATGATGGCATCCTAAAACGCCCTTGCTTCTTAACATAAAGTATTTCTTGCTAAAATCTACATACAAATTGTGCGTTTATGTACAGTTTTGAAAAAAGGTATAATATTTATGAAATATTATGGAGGGCATATGACGAAAAGTTTTTATGAAACACTGAAAGATATATCAGAAATATTAGCCAAAGGCACGGTTGATTTCAACCATCCCAACCTCGAACGGTTTATTGCCGATAATGACGGCCTGCCGTCCTGGGACAACCAAAGTTTCGCGGATGATGTTAAAATATTTGTTGATACCACACCACTGCCCGCGCCGGAAATACACAGCCTTGGGTTATGGACAATACCGTTAATAATATCCCGCCAGGCGAAGTGTTTGATGTATCTCAAAAACCCAGGCAGTGCAGGTAAATCTAGCGGCGTTGCATACTTATGCGTGCTTCAAGCGCAAAGATTACAGTGGGTTTTTCCTGTGTTTGTAGGTAAAGGGAATAATGCGTGCAATCCCGATTTTCTCCCGGGGATAAGCGTTATGTTTGTAACAGCGGAAGCGTTAAAACCTCTTGCATCTCACGGGTCGGTTGCTTATACCACCGCGTGCCTGTGGGGTAATACTGCGTCAGGATTAGCATCAACGTATTCCGGTAAATGCAGCGTTGATGTACAGGAACAACTGAAACCGTTTATTCCTGTTTCTACGGAAATAGGTGTTAGCGATACAACCTTTTTTTCTGAACTCAACCTTGGCTATCCCGGGCTTGAGGAGGTCAAGAACAATGTAGTTGCCGGAAACATAGCTCAAGCGAAGATAGAGTACGTGAAATATTTAGTACATAAATTTGGGAAATCGCAAAACTGGCCTGACGTACATTTTAATAAAACTGTTAACATAGAAGAAGCCGATGATATCTGCAACAACATTTTTATTTTTCAAGCGCATATGTACCGCCGGTACGAGTATGGCAATAAAATTGACTGGTCACTGATCGTTGACGATGATATTGAAAGCCGTGTATGGATGAACGCTCATCCCTGGATGTGGACACTTATTAATGCATACACCGCAACTCAAAACGAAAAGTATATAACCAGTTTTTGCCGGATATTCAACTCGTGGTATACAACGAGCCCTATGACGTTTAGCCGTACCAACGCGCAATGGCGTACGCTGGAAGCCGGGGGCCGTGCGGGACAAAAATGGACAGTTGCACTGCTCAGCCTTGCGGAACATCCGGTATTCCAACGAGAGTGTTTGTTTAACATGGCGAAATCAATGGTTGACCACGGGAAGTATCTTTCAATGTACGCTTCACCGGGAAGTAACTGGTTACAGGTGGAAAGTTCGGGCTTATTAACCACAGCATTATTGTTCCCTGAATTACTGTTATCCCCGTTGTTTCTCGACACCGCAATGAATAGGTTGATAGAAATAAATTCGCGGTTATTCCTCCCGGACGGTTTCCAGAGCGAGTGTTCAACGGGTTATCACCGGTTCCCGTTGATGGGTATTGCATCAGCGTTACGTCTTGCTGTGCATACACATACTGCGTTACCGCAAAGTTTGTTAAACCAGTACGAAAACGGGGTTGAAGTGTTTAAGCATATAGTATATCCCGATGGGACACTGCCGTTTCTTAATGATAATAGCCCTAATCGTCAAAGGATAGGCGAGTTGTTTGATACCGGTGCGGAAGTGTTTAACCGTCCCGACTTCCGCTGGATGGGAAGCAACGGTAAAACCGGCAGTCCTCCGGAAGGGTTATCCCACGACTTTACCCACGCGGGCTACTGTGTGATGCGTGATAAATGGGGTGCTGAGGCGCAGATGCTGATCTTTGACGCTGGGAATTTCGGTACGGGGCATCAACATGAGGATAAACTTAATTTTGTGTTATACGCAGGCGGGCGTGAAGTTATCGGTGATCCCGGGATTTATTCGTACAATCATAACGAATACGAACCCTACTGGCGCGGCACGTGGTCGCATAACAGCGTTGTTATCGACGGGTTAAGTCAGCATCGCGCTTTAGGGCCGAATGAAGATATTCCCGACCCTGACCGCAGGTATGTTTATAACACAGAGTTTGACTACGCGGTAGGATGGTACCGCCGCGCGTACTCGCCTCGTGGTGCGCAGGTGTGGGAGAATAAAACTCATACGCGGGAGGAGGATATTGCATCGTCAATCCGTGATGTCCAGCATCAACGCTGTGTTGTGTACCTGAAATCGCGGTATGCAGTTGTGTTCGATAGAATTGTTGGGACCGGTACACACGGAGTAGAGATAATATTCCGCCCGGCGCCTGTTTTAGAGGATGATAAGAAAGGTAAGAAGACAGTCCGTGCGGTGAAACTTGAAACCTTCCCTGGTGATGTTGTGGTGACACAGGAAGATAAGTGTTCAAATGTCGCAATTATACCGGTTCATACCGATGGCCAGGAGAAAGCGGTAAACTATGTGTTCCGTAATATTATCGGGCAAAAGAAACCTATCCGGGGATGGTACGCATGGTTGGGGATACAGCCTTCACACGAGATTGTGTATGGTTATAAAACTCCGCTCCCGATGCATGCTGAGACAATTATACAACCCTTATCTGCAGGTAAAAATGTGGTTGAGAAAACACAGGGCATTAAAGTAGGTACAACAGGGGAGAATACTTGTGCGGGTATAATTTACGGTAAGGACTTAATACTCTTGTCCTACTCAAGCCCGTGTGTGATGAAGTATAATAATGTGGAGTTCAACGGTACGGTGCTGGTATTAACTTATTCAGATAAAAAGTTTGATACTCCTGCTGCTGCATATATGGTGGATGGGATTGAATTAATAATTAATGGTAAGAAAGTATACTCCGGCGGTAAGGTTGGGGAGATAAAGACCGTAGTACTTAAGTAATAGATAGGATATGTAAAATGAAAATTATTGACTTCCATGTGCACCTTCGGGCAAATGATAATCCTGAACTTCACCTGAATTATGTCCGCCCGATGGGGATCGCGCTTACTGTACAGTTAAGCGATGTCCTGGGTTCCGGCGCGCAGCCTACTCAAGAACAGATACAGAAGATTAATGATACAACAATCTCATTTGTTCAAAAGTATCCAAAAGAATATATTGGCTTTTGTTTCCTAAACCCTATGAACGACGAAAAGTTTAACCTCGACGAACTTGACCGCTGTATTAGCGGGCATGGGTTTAAAGGATTAAAACTAGAAATCTCAGCGAATGCCACTAATCCGCAGTTGGGTCATATAATGAAAAGACTGCTTGAACTTAATAGACCGTTGCTTCACCACTCGTGGAATACTGATATTGTTACAAGAGAACCTAACCCCGGTACTTTCCAAAACGATCCTGACGACATTGCGGTATTAGCGGAACGGTTTCCCAAAAACAAAATTATTATGGCGCATCTCCGCGGGGGTGCGTACCGCGGGATTCACGCTATCAAAAGCCATAAAAATGTTTGGACTGACACTTCCGGCGCACAGCCGGTAGCGGGGGTGCTTGAACACGCAGTGGAACAGCTCGGGGCGCACAGGATATTGTTTGGGTCAGACCTCTATGGTGCCGGCGGGCGTGATCCTGCAACGAATATCGGTAATATTACCGGTGCGAGTATTACGGATAAGGAAAAAGAAATGGTTCTGCGGTATAACGCGGAAGAGTTATTGGAGGTAAAAATATGAAACTTAATATGAAAGTGATTGACGTTAACCTCCACCTCGGGTACTGGCCGTTCCAGAAGTTTGAACAGGATACCGCTGCGAAGATGGTAAAGCATTTGAAAAACGAAAATATTGGTTCCGGTATTATATCCTCAACTACCGCAGTATTTTATCCTAACCCCGAGTTTGGTAATACAGAAGCGTATCAACAGGTAAAGAAGTATAAACACCTGCATTTTGTCCCGATAGTAAACCTCCGGGTTAACAACTGGCATGAAATTATTGGCCGATACTCCAGTGTATTATGCGGGATAAAAGTTATACCGAACTACCATTGGTACTCGCTTGCCACAGATCCGCGGGTTGATGAATTATGCCGGAAGTTGATAGAACTAAAAATACCGCTGCTGGTTCATATAAGGTACGAAGACCGGCGGTCGCATCATCCATTAGCAAAAATACCGGATACTCCGTGGAAAGATATATCCGAGGTTGCTAATAAATATCCGTCACTTAACATTGTAGCGTTAAGCGCGTACGTTCCGGAAGCACGGGAACTTGTAAAAACAACAAGTAACGTGTATTTCGATATTTCATCAACGGAGAACGGCGATACGTTATACAACTTTGTGAAAACCGGCGTACCGGCAGAACGCATACTTTTTGGTTCACACGCACCGTTTTATTACATCCGGTCTGCTTATAACAAGGTGTTGTATAGCCAGATTACAGGTGAACAAAAAGAATTGGTTGCGTATAAAAACGCGGAGAAAGTGTTTAACCTGTAAATTATTCTGTTACTAACAGATTATTTTACTATTTCCGGCTTCGCAAACTCGCCTTTCATTTCCATAGGTAACCGCCATACATGGTCACCGGTTTTGTTGGTGAAATATAACGCTGAAACAGACGCTTCTCTCGCATTACCATCCGCCCAAAACGCGTAGAAGCCGGGATGAGCATTTAATGGCATGCGTACATACGTTTGGTTGCGTTCACTGCCGGTGGTTAACTGTTTGACTTTTACCCATGTTTTTCCCTGGTCAGTACTCGTAAGCATAACAATTTCACCGCCGGGATTATACGGCTGTGGGCCGGTTATGAACGGGCCAATCACGCGCCAGGTGCCGTCGGGTTCTATGTATAACGGGCCGTAGTCGTAGTTGTTGCCTGTGGTAGTAACGTCACGAATTTCCCAGTTTTTTCCGGTCCATCTTGCGGTATGCAAAATCCTGGGATTATTCTCCGGGCCGGATTCAAAGCCTTTACTGGTAAGATAAAAAAGGACGGGGTTGCCCTCAGTGTCGAACTGCACATTTTTTGTGTATACCAACACCCCATCTTTTTGGTAGTCATGCACAAGCGCAGGGTTCTGTACCGCGGATAAAGGTAATTCCAGTTTTTCACCGCTAGCAGTTGTCCATGTATCTCCATAATCATCAGTTTGCATGTAATACACATTTGTCCGTGCGTTTAACCCTATGGGTAGCGGATGCATATTAAACGCTGTGCCGATACGTTTACCGTTATGCCACACAACTTGGTAATGCCCTTTCTCAAATTTTGCAACTTTTTTGTTTGGCGTCCAGGTGATCCCGTCTTTGCTTTTCATAAAATATAATGCGCGTTCACCTTTTTCGTAGTTCGTGTGCGGGAAAACAAAGCCTACCTCCGGGATATTGAAAATGTTGCCGTAAGAAAAGTTAGTTGTTGAAATAAGGGCCCAGTTGCTTATATCATAAGGCTTAACACTTTTATGGATAAACGACGGGCGGCCGGTACCGTGGGCATTGGAAAATATCCAGATATATCCTGCTCCATCGATACTAATGATCGGATTGTCATGCGCATCGTCTGTTTTTTTGTCTAACAAAACTACGGGTTTAGGAAACATTCCGGTTTTGTGGTCGTAGTATCCAACCATATGCAGTAACGATGGTTTTTGATCTTTATTATTTCGTACTGTTGTCCCGCCGTAACAAAAAAATGTTTTATCAACTTCTTTTGAATATACGGCAAACGGGTTCATTTGCTGGGGATACGTCGCAAGCCCACCGCTATACTTAAATTTATACTCGTCCTTAGATGCTTGGTTGTAGTACCATATACCGTAATATCCATCTGCCCGTGTATAACTTTTGTCATTATCAGTTGTCATAATTGAATACCGTCCGGGTTATTTAACGATCTCAGGTTTTGCGAAGTTGTCCTTCATCTCAAGAGGCAACCGCCAGACGTGATCCCCGGTTTTATTAGTGAAATACAACGCTGCGATTGATGCTTCCCTCGCGTTGCCGTCCGCCCAAAATGCGTAAAAGTCGGGATGCGCGTTTAATGGAATCCTTACATACGTGTGGTTACGTTCGCTGCCGGTGGTTAACTGTTTAACTTTCGTCCACGTTTTTCCCTGGTCGGTACTCGTGAGCATCACAACTTCACCGCCGGGATTGTACGGCTGCGGGCCGGAGATAAACGGGCCGATTACCCGCCAGGTGCCGTCTGATTCAACGTACAACGGGCCGTAGTCATAATTATTATCCGTCGTCGTAACGTCACGGATTTCCCAGTTTTTACCGGTCCACTGGGCAGTATGGAGTATACGTGGATCATT
This genomic interval from Elusimicrobiota bacterium contains the following:
- a CDS encoding alginate lyase family protein, encoding MTKSFYETLKDISEILAKGTVDFNHPNLERFIADNDGLPSWDNQSFADDVKIFVDTTPLPAPEIHSLGLWTIPLIISRQAKCLMYLKNPGSAGKSSGVAYLCVLQAQRLQWVFPVFVGKGNNACNPDFLPGISVMFVTAEALKPLASHGSVAYTTACLWGNTASGLASTYSGKCSVDVQEQLKPFIPVSTEIGVSDTTFFSELNLGYPGLEEVKNNVVAGNIAQAKIEYVKYLVHKFGKSQNWPDVHFNKTVNIEEADDICNNIFIFQAHMYRRYEYGNKIDWSLIVDDDIESRVWMNAHPWMWTLINAYTATQNEKYITSFCRIFNSWYTTSPMTFSRTNAQWRTLEAGGRAGQKWTVALLSLAEHPVFQRECLFNMAKSMVDHGKYLSMYASPGSNWLQVESSGLLTTALLFPELLLSPLFLDTAMNRLIEINSRLFLPDGFQSECSTGYHRFPLMGIASALRLAVHTHTALPQSLLNQYENGVEVFKHIVYPDGTLPFLNDNSPNRQRIGELFDTGAEVFNRPDFRWMGSNGKTGSPPEGLSHDFTHAGYCVMRDKWGAEAQMLIFDAGNFGTGHQHEDKLNFVLYAGGREVIGDPGIYSYNHNEYEPYWRGTWSHNSVVIDGLSQHRALGPNEDIPDPDRRYVYNTEFDYAVGWYRRAYSPRGAQVWENKTHTREEDIASSIRDVQHQRCVVYLKSRYAVVFDRIVGTGTHGVEIIFRPAPVLEDDKKGKKTVRAVKLETFPGDVVVTQEDKCSNVAIIPVHTDGQEKAVNYVFRNIIGQKKPIRGWYAWLGIQPSHEIVYGYKTPLPMHAETIIQPLSAGKNVVEKTQGIKVGTTGENTCAGIIYGKDLILLSYSSPCVMKYNNVEFNGTVLVLTYSDKKFDTPAAAYMVDGIELIINGKKVYSGGKVGEIKTVVLK
- a CDS encoding BNR-4 repeat-containing protein; translated protein: MTTDNDKSYTRADGYYGIWYYNQASKDEYKFKYSGGLATYPQQMNPFAVYSKEVDKTFFCYGGTTVRNNKDQKPSLLHMVGYYDHKTGMFPKPVVLLDKKTDDAHDNPIISIDGAGYIWIFSNAHGTGRPSFIHKSVKPYDISNWALISTTNFSYGNIFNIPEVGFVFPHTNYEKGERALYFMKSKDGITWTPNKKVAKFEKGHYQVVWHNGKRIGTAFNMHPLPIGLNARTNVYYMQTDDYGDTWTTASGEKLELPLSAVQNPALVHDYQKDGVLVYTKNVQFDTEGNPVLFYLTSKGFESGPENNPRILHTARWTGKNWEIRDVTTTGNNYDYGPLYIEPDGTWRVIGPFITGPQPYNPGGEIVMLTSTDQGKTWVKVKQLTTGSERNQTYVRMPLNAHPGFYAFWADGNAREASVSALYFTNKTGDHVWRLPMEMKGEFAKPEIVK
- a CDS encoding amidohydrolase family protein encodes the protein MKLNMKVIDVNLHLGYWPFQKFEQDTAAKMVKHLKNENIGSGIISSTTAVFYPNPEFGNTEAYQQVKKYKHLHFVPIVNLRVNNWHEIIGRYSSVLCGIKVIPNYHWYSLATDPRVDELCRKLIELKIPLLVHIRYEDRRSHHPLAKIPDTPWKDISEVANKYPSLNIVALSAYVPEARELVKTTSNVYFDISSTENGDTLYNFVKTGVPAERILFGSHAPFYYIRSAYNKVLYSQITGEQKELVAYKNAEKVFNL
- a CDS encoding amidohydrolase family protein, encoding MKIIDFHVHLRANDNPELHLNYVRPMGIALTVQLSDVLGSGAQPTQEQIQKINDTTISFVQKYPKEYIGFCFLNPMNDEKFNLDELDRCISGHGFKGLKLEISANATNPQLGHIMKRLLELNRPLLHHSWNTDIVTREPNPGTFQNDPDDIAVLAERFPKNKIIMAHLRGGAYRGIHAIKSHKNVWTDTSGAQPVAGVLEHAVEQLGAHRILFGSDLYGAGGRDPATNIGNITGASITDKEKEMVLRYNAEELLEVKI